The sequence TAGATTTGAGCAACATAGCAAACTTAATGTTATaatcagtaatttatttaaaaatgagcaGTAACGActacatatacagggtcattttgacattgcggtactaaatgaaactttacactttacaataagttacttgagccgtagatgtaaaacgaaaacgtgtaagttttgaaaaaaataaatattaataaaaagtaattttaactttacatgTCCTagtgccactactactactactctaaagtAATTTtccgcagcggcaacatcatactttcggtgagaaatacactcatgcacatgtcatattcgcattaaaaatacaaaatgataaaaaaatcaggatactaaaaccagaattttttggtggaaatattcgttattaatggatgatttttggcacaatgtcagcaaaagtgaagacgagaatgtggtttcatttagtaacacaatgtcaaaatcgACCTGTATATCGATGGGTACACGCAAGTTCTGGATTTATGTGTAGCAAGGACTCGCGTCCGGCGCTGGCTCGTCCGTCTCGTGCGGAGTGTGCGCGGGCTTAGCAGCGGGCGCTGGGTCACTTTCTCGGGGAGAGTACGTGTGCAGAGTTAGGCTGTCATGAGACAGCGCCAGCGCTGGTAGCGACGGAGCTATCTGCGACCGTTGTTCCCGCGGTGGAGGCAGCGCCTGCTTCAGCTTCTCCCAAAACCATGGATCATGCCAGCGCACGTAGGTATTGTTGCGCACATAGGCGCGCAACTCAGGGTCTATATCGAGCATCACCCGGTCGgtctcgtcgagcagcacgatgatGAGACGTGGCATGCCTTCTTGCAGCGAGGCTGCGGTCGCCTCCCGGATCTCGGCAAGCGCCCAGCCCGACTGTAAGTAGTGCGCCGACACAACCGCCACCGTGCGCCGAGAGGCCCGCACCGAAGCCGCTATTTGCGCCGGGATCCACTCGCCTGGCGCCCAATCGCGGTAATGCAGACACAGTCGGTACGGCCGCGAGCCGCTCTCGAGCCGTGCCGCCAGCTGCTCCATCACCAGCTCCTCATCCTCGTGTGCGAAAGACACAAACGCGTCGTACGGGCGATCGTCGTCCGCGGGCTCCAGTAGCCTCGACATCCAGCCCAGCCTCATGAGGATCATTTTGATGCGCAGACGTATTGCGGTTCGTGCGAGCAGTCCGGTTACGACAAATGCGAGTAACAGCAACAGGAACAGCAAGTACACCAGCCCATTGGATGACTTAGTACATAATTTCAGCATCGTCAAGGTAATCTGCGCGTCGTTTTCACATTTCACGTTCTTTCTGTCAAGCAGCTTTGAGTCAGGTTTGAACAGCGGCGCCAGCATCTGCAACGCCTCGCAGTCACACTCGATCGGGTTACCACCCAGTTGCAGCTGGACGGAGACTAGTTTCGCCGACGCCTCTACGTCAATTTTCTTGATTGAATTGTTTCTTAGATCGAGTTCCTTTGTTAAAACAGAAAGTGAACTTTCATATTATTGTAATCCTCGAAGTGGGAAATAAACACTGTCCACGACTGGATATACTCACCACGATGTTCGGGGATACGTCGGCCGCGGCGAGGTATGATATGTTGTTGTGGGGCAGGTGCAGGATCCACTTGTCCGTGGTTGGTGGCAGGCGCGGGAACTCGGCGAGTCCGGTGCAGTGCACAACGACCACTTGTTTGTACTGGATGTCGTCGCGGATACGACACGTACAACTATCCGCCAGCGTAGCACACTTCGCTGGGTCAAGGCAGGTAAAGGTGTCGGGATCCACCTCaatgaccggttttttttcacaatatatCATGGAGCTGGATGCCCGCCAAGCTTTCATACGGAACACCTGTGCTGCCCAGTATGAATTGCAGTCGCATTCTAACGAACCGGAGAGAGTTACGACAGCCTGAAACCGAGAGTGCGTTACCTTTgcattatactataatatactatgGAGTCTAATGACaaatattattgcatttttagaACGCAATTTACGTTCACTGTTACTACTACTATACTTGCACCTACAGGTGCTACAGTGTTCGTATCGCGACTGTCTTGTAGCAATTACCATCGCTTTGGGTTAATTACATCGTACTTTTTTATGGATTTGGAGCTAATGCTGATACAGCGGGCACAGGGGGTGCAACTCACCTCAATGTTGTTATTACGGGCGAGTTCGTAATCTGTGCGCGTAAACTGCTGCTTGAAATGTCCTAAATACACACTAGCGCCTTTCTGCATTCGACGAAACTGTAGATCCGCCAACTGTGGACAGCATCCATCATATTACTTATTCACTGTAgccacaaaaatgtatatacggAAAGATTAGCAGCCTGAAGCAGTATACGCACATTGTAGAGAGTGATGGGGTTGTCACTTAAGTTGAGATTCGTGAGGTAGGTTAGCTTTTCTCGCCAGTCGGAGCACACGTGTGATACTCCTGTGTTGCTCAGATAGAGATAGTTTAGCTCCGTCAGTGAACTCAGTGGTGAGGGACCTGCTAATAAGTTAAAGTCTTTGTATTTAACCATTTATAAAAACTGCTTTAAAATGAGCATTgtgattacaaattatttagtgGGTGCGTAATTTACCAAATAAGACCTACCTACGTAGTGatagaaattgtaaaaattatattatcttttgttttaacattaatttgttaataaattatttgttattgatgTAAAGCATGCTCCCACCAGCTACATCCGGTAGtcactttattaatattgacttCCGGTATAACCGACGTCTGTCGGTAGACAgagataattttattgatagcaGTCGGGAAGATGGCATTCTTGTTTGAGCTCTCTTGAAGTAAAGACGTCTCGTATAATATCGCTGAATAAAAGTGTTGTGAAGtggtaattaaataagaaattatttaattatattggtgTAACACTAATAAATGCCGCATGCGTTTATTATAACTATACAATGTTTTGTATCTCTTCCTCTGACGGTAAATGTCACTGATCATAGCAAGGCGAAACACAGAATGACAATTACgcttattaacaatatttatcagTAAGTCGTTGAATATTTACCTGACACTGAGTCGTGGGAACATAAGTCGCCTATGCGGTTATTATTGCTGAGCCCTAGTTCAAAAAGCGAGGTGACGGTGGATAGCGTCCACACTACCTCGCTCGTCAGCTTGTTGTTCGATAGTATGAGACTGCGTAGTAACTTCGTGTGCTCAAATAATTCTCTGTACAAAAAAGTGCGTAATGTTTTAGGTAGACTCTAATTGTGAACAGTATTATTTGTGTAGAGGGCAATATTGGAATGAGCCGGCAGCGGTACATCATGCCACGTCAGTAGCAATGTTAGGTCCCTGCAAGAGCGTGTGGGCCTACTgccactttttttatttttattttgaagaaggcttacagactaataaacaaaataaatatataatatcaaacatAACAACTATTGCTAATAACAAGCCTCCGCATTTGAATACAAATCAAATATGCACAAAGATTGTTGAATATCTTATgtagttaaatatatatgtcggagaagCATTGTTCCCGTCGCCATCGTCATTAGTGGTTGCGGACTTGGTGGGCGTCATCAGggtaaaatgcgagcacaaaacacaatgatcacagatatctttatatttaaatttaaattaaacgatATTTctcactttacaataatgacgatagaaaagtggacaattaagaccgagcagcgggttcagggcaccgatcttactttaaccaacaaatattctcaacgatccaaCTCGATCAACTCGACCAGTCACTATCATCAATCCTCCAACGAATGTCCAAAGCACTCAAggcctacctgaatagtaaagatggcgcctcgaccccgctcgaggcacgtgccttgctctgattgctcgtttcgtaaattataatttttaaataaatttttattacatggcTAAGGCAAGGCTATggtaaggttttaagtaatagacataaatatataaacacataGTAATAGTATATATACCTGTTGCtttgttgtggttattgagtgttttaatttgatccaaaaaatattggaaatctataattttgcggcttttaataaccttatttattttgagtgtaatatatcaggctcgattacctaaaaattatatagaaaaatatatagagtatactattattgttatcgaagtttacgcaaacactacatacttaagtaaaactgcatatggatctagacgcgtttaatttatacaagtataatgacgccgaaacctgcacagggttaaacgtcaggataaaataatatgtaaaattgatgtgagcgtgtaaacctaaactagcccaaatagttaagaagataggtatactaactactactagtagttttattcactagctacataaattaccaaatcccatatttctaaggttcaaagaggagaaagatataggattccgtctttcgtcacttgaattttcttaacagtgcgcaccagtgaacacaaaaaccttgttatttgaaagtaagcgtacctatgcattatgcaaaaaaatcagccaagtgcgagtgggactcgcgcacgG is a genomic window of Manduca sexta isolate Smith_Timp_Sample1 chromosome 22, JHU_Msex_v1.0, whole genome shotgun sequence containing:
- the LOC115442022 gene encoding protein toll-like; translation: MDNAMLPRFSTTFSVNVIVVKECTLPRSGSIDAAVGALNINILSGLTLDKFQEPAVITRAHLTGLQRLERLELHGNSNTSLAPGALAALSAASALKFLVLHAVRVPAADLARLPSSLQELALWDVGVASMHLDSSVNLTSLIIIDTHYPVVVNVSNAVALRDLHIYTPSTVLTEDALPSSLNSLELAGWNETHPVPKTRCAQLERLVIFGTNNDAYPLTLPDEWLSNCGQLTDLEMDSVPISGVLPARMLANAIRLKTITIRNCNLTALPSGLLDDTLNLISLNLSNNQLASLPRELFEHTKLLRSLILSNNKLTSEVVWTLSTVTSLFELGLSNNNRIGDLCSHDSVSAGPSPLSSLTELNYLYLSNTGVSHVCSDWREKLTYLTNLNLSDNPITLYNLADLQFRRMQKGASVYLGHFKQQFTRTDYELARNNNIEAVVTLSGSLECDCNSYWAAQVFRMKAWRASSSMIYCEKKPVIEVDPDTFTCLDPAKCATLADSCTCRIRDDIQYKQVVVVHCTGLAEFPRLPPTTDKWILHLPHNNISYLAAADVSPNIVELDLRNNSIKKIDVEASAKLVSVQLQLGGNPIECDCEALQMLAPLFKPDSKLLDRKNVKCENDAQITLTMLKLCTKSSNGLVYLLFLLLLLAFVVTGLLARTAIRLRIKMILMRLGWMSRLLEPADDDRPYDAFVSFAHEDEELVMEQLAARLESGSRPYRLCLHYRDWAPGEWIPAQIAASVRASRRTVAVVSAHYLQSGWALAEIREATAASLQEGMPRLIIVLLDETDRVMLDIDPELRAYVRNNTYVRWHDPWFWEKLKQALPPPREQRSQIAPSLPALALSHDSLTLHTYSPRESDPAPAAKPAHTPHETDEPAPDASPCYT